The nucleotide sequence CTTAGAAATAATGAAACAGATATAGCTCAAAGTCCATTTACTATGGTATTTGACAGGGCTGGTATAGCATTTGCAGCTAGCATTATGAACGCGGTTATATTTACAGCTATTTTTAGTGCAGGAAACTCAGGACTCTACTCAAGTACAAGAATGCTTTACGCCCTAGCACATTCAGGTAAAGCCCCAAAGATATTTGGTAAAACAGACAAAAGAGGCGTTCCTATCTACGCGCTTATAGCTACTGCGATCATCGGAGCGGCTTGTTTTTTCACATCATTTATGGGAGACGGCTCAGCTTATAGTTGGCTTATAAACGCTTCTGCACTTGCAGGATTTATCACGTGGATGGGAGTTGCATGGGCGCACTATAAATTTAGAAAAGCTTACATAATGCAAGGCAATGATCCTGTAAATTTACCATTTCGTGCAAAATGGTATCCACTTGGACCGATAGTAGCACTTATAATGTGTGCAGTCGTTATAGTGGGGCAAAACTATGAGTCATTTGTGCAAGGGAAAGATATGGTAAGCTTACTTACAAGTTATATAGGTTTATATATATTTATCATCATATGGATAGCTCATAAAGCCATAACCAAATCAAAACCAGTAGATCCGCTAAAAGCAGATCTTAGCAGAAATCATTCTCATATATAAATTTAATCTCAAATTTAAAAAAGATTTAGCGGATTTTTCCGCTAAATTTAACTAATTTCTAACATTAAAACTATGAGTTAAAGCTATAGCTATAGCGTCTGTTATGTCTAGCGGTTTTATCTCTTTATTGATTCCTAACATCTTTTTTACCATAAAAGCAACTTGTTCTTTTGCGGCCTTTGCTTTACCTGTAACTGCTTTTTTGATTTGAAGTGGAGTGTATTCACTAAATTCACCGTGAATTTGAAGTATTTTAAGACTAAGAGCGCCGCGAAACTGAGCGAGTTTTAAAACGGTTTTAGGATTATGAGCGTAAAATATATCTTCTATAGCCACAGCGTCTATATTATGTGATTTGAATATAAGATCTAACCCTTCGCAAAGCTGAGTTATCTGGTATTGTAAAT is from Campylobacter fetus subsp. testudinum 03-427 and encodes:
- the ruvC gene encoding RuvABC resolvasome, subunit RuvC (Pfam match to PF02075.13 RuvC), with protein sequence MKILGIDPGTRNCGYAILEKVGNKKTLIEAGLIKIKQDNLQYQITQLCEGLDLIFKSHNIDAVAIEDIFYAHNPKTVLKLAQFRGALSLKILQIHGEFSEYTPLQIKKAVTGKAKAAKEQVAFMVKKMLGINKEIKPLDITDAIAIALTHSFNVRN